Proteins encoded together in one Campylobacter peloridis LMG 23910 window:
- the icmH gene encoding type IVB secretion system protein IcmH/DotU, which produces MQKESHFKEGSLLLESDLKGLEINKVVDNCLEILLLVYRLSKVHSLDAAYIENLKEKLVNEILVWSSRLSTFKEYDEKDIIKLRYCLCVFVDESLMKNDLFINSSWANHTLTVRLFDETLGGDNFYDIALSWLSNPSKNKDFLEFIYVCLILGYRGKYSHEKDVEEKIIYFCNNIASALTPLINLTDETAFDKAYNGANREKFWQYFQRRFMKFALVVIPIGCILGFFIFAIFDLQTHNIKIDSNISSLIKNIEKI; this is translated from the coding sequence ATGCAAAAAGAATCACATTTTAAAGAAGGATCTTTACTTTTAGAAAGTGATTTAAAAGGTTTAGAAATCAATAAAGTTGTTGATAATTGCTTGGAAATTCTTTTACTTGTTTATAGATTATCTAAGGTTCATTCTTTGGATGCTGCTTATATAGAGAATTTAAAAGAAAAGCTTGTAAATGAAATATTGGTTTGGAGTTCAAGATTAAGTACTTTTAAAGAGTATGATGAGAAAGATATTATAAAATTAAGATATTGTTTATGTGTATTTGTAGATGAAAGTCTAATGAAAAATGATTTATTTATTAATAGCTCTTGGGCAAATCATACTTTAACCGTGAGGTTATTTGATGAGACTCTAGGTGGTGATAATTTTTACGATATAGCGCTTTCTTGGTTGTCTAATCCATCCAAAAACAAGGATTTTTTGGAATTCATATATGTTTGCTTGATTTTAGGATATAGAGGAAAATATTCTCATGAAAAAGATGTTGAGGAAAAAATTATTTATTTTTGTAACAATATAGCATCGGCTTTAACTCCTCTTATAAATTTAACAGATGAGACAGCTTTTGATAAGGCTTATAATGGAGCTAATAGGGAAAAATTTTGGCAGTATTTTCAACGCAGATTTATGAAATTTGCGTTAGTTGTTATACCTATTGGATGTATTTTAGGTTTTTTCATTTTTGCAATTTTTGATTTGCAAACTCATAATATTAAAATCGATTCTAATATTAGCAGTTTGATTAAGAATATAGAAAAAATATAA
- the tssK gene encoding type VI secretion system baseplate subunit TssK: MADKLKVAWFNGLNIDKIHFEQQERYFERNINLKTISTFNNLYGIIDLEFSNEMLMQGKIALKRISGIAKDGSIFNAPEQDELPEPLEVNYDSLVNSIIVIKIPMGLSSIADISLHNNIPNSKYISLRSVVASRIYDDNTNDVFKHTDLEDEYENDNITFSQEKISITLASLRLKLGFLGSKTPDELEIPIAKIKNIDLNKKIELDESFIPTCLDLNKSSYIKSFLEEISHSIKQHKEILTEVFKGIDQTKNTLDFSTYLSLNLLKKWYFIFSYIINKDKIHPENLYEKLVDFQGDLSAFGTESSFSDFIVYNHDDLTNTFLPLTNQLRVLFAKITSPKYTMAQVIDNNNGFYDLLFDNPTVIEEGELFLAISADVNHEYLLYNFKTQSKIHTQSRIKSIVTTQLRGINIEQISNIPSSIPYLNGYIYYKLDKKDELFKYFKGENVISLYLTTNIKNPDIKMWAVF, encoded by the coding sequence TTAATCTTAAAACAATTTCAACTTTCAATAATTTATATGGAATAATTGATTTAGAATTTTCCAATGAAATGTTAATGCAAGGAAAAATAGCACTTAAAAGAATTTCTGGAATTGCTAAAGATGGTAGCATTTTTAATGCACCAGAACAAGATGAGCTTCCAGAGCCTTTGGAAGTTAATTATGATTCTTTGGTAAATTCTATTATTGTTATTAAAATTCCTATGGGTTTATCCTCTATAGCAGATATATCTTTACACAATAATATACCTAATTCAAAATACATTAGTTTAAGAAGTGTTGTAGCTTCAAGAATATATGATGATAATACTAATGATGTTTTTAAACATACTGATTTGGAAGATGAATATGAGAATGATAATATTACTTTCTCTCAAGAAAAAATAAGCATTACTTTAGCTAGTTTAAGATTGAAATTGGGCTTTTTAGGTAGTAAAACTCCAGATGAACTTGAAATTCCTATAGCAAAAATCAAAAATATTGATTTAAATAAAAAAATAGAGTTAGATGAAAGTTTTATACCCACTTGTTTAGATTTAAATAAATCTTCGTATATTAAATCATTTTTAGAAGAAATTTCGCATTCAATTAAACAGCATAAAGAAATACTCACTGAAGTATTTAAGGGTATAGATCAAACTAAAAACACCTTGGATTTTAGTACTTATTTATCGCTTAATCTTTTAAAAAAATGGTATTTTATTTTTTCATATATAATCAATAAAGATAAAATACATCCTGAAAATTTATATGAAAAATTAGTTGATTTTCAAGGAGATCTTAGTGCTTTTGGTACTGAAAGCTCCTTTTCTGATTTTATAGTATACAATCATGATGACTTGACTAACACTTTTTTACCACTTACTAATCAACTGAGAGTTTTATTTGCAAAAATAACTTCTCCAAAATATACTATGGCTCAAGTAATTGATAATAACAATGGATTTTATGATTTGTTGTTTGACAATCCTACGGTTATTGAAGAGGGCGAATTATTTTTAGCTATTAGTGCTGATGTTAATCATGAGTATTTATTATATAATTTTAAAACTCAAAGTAAAATTCATACTCAAAGTAGGATAAAAAGTATAGTAACAACACAATTACGAGGGATAAACATAGAGCAAATTTCAAATATTCCATCTTCTATACCTTATTTAAATGGTTATATTTATTACAAGTTAGACAAAAAAGATGAGCTGTTTAAATACTTTAAGGGCGAAAATGTTATAAGTTTATATCTAACAACAAATATAAAAAACCCTGATATAAAAATGTGGGCTGTATTTTAA